In the Triplophysa dalaica isolate WHDGS20190420 chromosome 8, ASM1584641v1, whole genome shotgun sequence genome, CAGGTCTGTCCTTTAAACTAAGACAGTTCTTATACAACCTAGCCTTGTGTTTAAATCTTGCCGTATACAAAGCTGAATGTAGTTGTGTGTTCTATGTGcattttatatctttatatcAAAAGTTAAGCATCTGATGCACACATTTACCAGCCCGCCAAGGCCTGGATTTTACAACCAGTCGATTTTATAGTCCACAGCAGACAGATGAGATCGCTATCATGTTGTTAGACCCTTATGTGTTTGGAGGTGATCTGGTAAATCCTTTTAGTGTGAGGCTGTGGTGGTCAGTCACCAGCTCCACTAAAGATCTGCGTCAAGGtcaatgaagaaaacaaacacttattcTGAGAGTGCTTCTCAAATTACACTCATACAGagcatgtctgtgtttgtccGACTTGTAAAGTCTAGTCTAGTCTGGCCTGCCCTGTCCTACACTGACCCTCCCCCTGTGTCTAGCTATGAGTTTGTCTGGCTTCTCCTATGACTGGCCTGTTCAGTGCAGTCTTTTCTTTCATCCTGTCCTGAACTTATTAGACTGTACATTGTGGTCATTCTGACGGGGCCTTTTGTGTTCACCCGAAGGGGCTGTAAAAGCACTGACCCTTTTGTCTGCTAAAACGTCTCTTCGTTTTCTGTCTGCCCACAGAAGAAATACCGCATCGCAAAGGAAGCTTACGAGAGTCTGTTACAAACAGAGAATCTTCCTGCACAGGTGAAGGCAACTACGCTTCAACAATTAGGTGAGTGTCTATTTTATCTGGCTCATGTTTTCTGCTTTACTGGGCTCCCATTATAACGAAAAAACCTAGAAATAGAAGGGTTTTTATAATGGTGATTTTCAAGCAATAAAAGAGAAGACTATAGTACGTTCTTTGAAAGTTTAAATCCAAGAGAACTGAAAGcacaaatttgaaaaaaaataatagagCATGTATGtaatatcttttttaaatgcacttttgtGCATTACATTATAACATCATCGTTTATAATAGCATCCTCGAGTGTATAATCCCGCTTTTCTAAAACATATCCCAATTTCCCACGATGTGTAAACTTGTCTTGTGCAAGAACTGCTGATACATGGGTTGATTGCTTTGGCGGATGACTATGTGGTTACAAATCATAGACTGGAAATATTCATGATTTCCACCACTGATCAGCCGACTTCAGGTTGGCACTGTCTGTCTTTTACTTGAATTAAAAAGCTCTAAGAACGATTCATGAAGACATAAATAACCCTGTGCAGTGCCGAGTGCGATTCCTCAAGAtgagatttttttcttcatcaCGCTGCGCTTCTTTCACCAGtctaaaaacaaagaaaaaaggcTGCGATAAAGCTATTTCCACTTTGCGCCTGCAATTGTCGGCTATGGCCTGGTTGCTGTAGCAACAGCCTAGTGAGGCGCTTGCCACAGGTGTTAAGAACTCTGCTGGGATCAGTGTCTAGGAGAAACCAGGCCACATGGGGGAAGTTCTTTGTCTACACACGGTTTGTTCTTCTTAACAACCACTGGCTGGGTGGGAATGGTGAAGAGATGGCTGTTTGGACAGAGCTTTATCTGCTGGGACCTTTTGAAGCTGCTGGTGGTATAAGAACCCAGCCCACTCCCCCACCTCACCTCCTCTCCCTACCCTTAaggcaggcagacacagaccaTTTGCTTGTTTTATGAGGGCCAGTCTCTACAGCGCACTACGGAGTGGTTTTTAGGGAGATCGTTTGGTAATTGATGGCATTTTGATCCTCATGTTTCCCCACTTTTCCTCAGGCTGGATGCATCACACAGTCGAGCAGTTGGGAGACAAGGCCAACAAGAACAGCTATGCTATTCAGTGTCTGCAGAAGTCCCTAGAAGCAGACCCGAATTCGGGACAGTCTTGGTACTTCCTGGGCAGGTACGcagaaagttttgtttttcagtagAACCATTCGCTTTTTCTTATACATAACTAATCTCGTATTCTATAGTTGTGCTCTCTAGTTATTTGATAAAATTTGACATAAGATGCTTTagatttttaagagtgtttccgtaagatgtgtttttgtaaagttGCTCTGATTTTCATGCAGGTGCTACTCAAGTATTGGGAAGGTTCAAGATGCCTTCATATCTTACCGACAGTCTATTGATAAGTCTGAGGCCAGTGCAGATACATGGTGCTCGATTGGGTAAGCTATACATTAATAgttctcattcagaaaatcCTGCATTActtctcttaaagggatagtttacacaaaaatgacaattctgtcttGAATTACTCAAAAGTTtcccaaacatgtataaatttttttgtttggttaaacataaagaaatatatctggaagaatgttagcaactttGTTTTcaggggcaccattgactaccatggtataaagaattattgtattatttttgtaaaagtattttgaagaatttaggaaaaacaagcatttctggtgcaccattgactaccattttttttcTGCTATGGCAGTCAGTGGTGTCCCAAAAATGTCAGTTggtgacatttttctaaatatctttctttgtgttcaaaagaacagagaaatttatacaggtttggaaccacttGAGCTAAAGATTGAGTAATtgaataattcatttttcagtgaactatcccttaaatgcTTTTTTGCACATCAAAATGAGATGAATGGTCTTGAGTCTGAACAGAGCTAATCTTTTCTATAGCTCGTCAGAGCTTAACACAGGGCTTCTTATCACCCCCCATAAAAGGAAAAAGAGCTAGTGATAATGCCTTAATGATATGCCTTGTGTAGATGTTGTTAAAGGCCTCATTACATTTGTCCAGATGAGGACTATTTCcatatttatactttatatatgCCCACCATAAGCATAACATTTTAAGGGGTGCTTCAAGTTgcgttttttatgaaaaaaaaagcaTATCTCTGCAGTGCTAGGGAAAGCCgtttttgggtcaccattgactcccataggaGTCTTTTGTCCTAATATGGGAGCCAATGATGACCCAAAATGGCTTGGATacaaacatttatcaaaattaCTTCAGTTGTGTTTagcacaacaaaaaaatgtttaaaggtcTGTTAACAACTGGATGGTGATCAAATGATGACtagattttcatatttgggtgaactattcctattCCAGGTCTAGTCCAGTTACCCCCCTCTATCCCTTGTCAAACATCAGGAGgggttttgttttctttattgacCCCTCCGCTGTGCTTGTGTCCCCAGTGTGTTGTATCAGCAACAGAACCAGCCGATGGATGCTCTGCAGGCGTATATTTGTGCTGTGCAGCTGGACCACAGCCACGCAGCCGCCTGGATGGATCTAGGCACCCTCTACGAGTCCTGCGACCAGCCGCAGGATGCCATCAAGTGCTACATTAATGCCACATGCAGCAAATCCTGCAGCAACATCCAAGCTCTGACAACGCGTATTAAATGCCTTCAGGTAGAGAGAATGTGACGTTACCTGAGAGTACACGTTGCATtttatgttgtcattttttccCGGAATATTGCATGCATGTTTTTGGTTTTCTTCCGGTTTTGTTTCCTGTTTAAACACATCTGTGTCTGACATGCTTACATTAGCACTGAGAACGATATGATATCGTCATTTTCATCTGTGATTGGATGCATACCACCATTGCATTGAGTCAAGCTTAGCGGGAATCCCACAATGAACATGTTTTCTACGCAATCTTTTTCTAGGCTCAGTTGTGTAATCCTCAGCAAGGTAGTTTaccaagtaaaagtaaaatgcTCCCTAGTATTGAGGAGGCGTGGAGCCTACCAATCCCAGCAGAGCTCACCTCCAGACAGGGAGcactcaacacaacacaacaggtGAGAACAGATCAGCTAGATAAGCCAGTAGACTTAAATTCATCATCTAATGGTTTAGACTGTTAGAATGATTTATGAGTGGTAGCTTGAACATTAATACTTTCACGAGACAGCAGTGTATCTGTGTGTGGTAAGGCCTGACTTTCCATGTTGATTAAGTACCACTAAAAGGTTCTTAATTTCCAGTCATGCAGAACAATGTTGTTCCTAACATTGATTCTGGAGAATAATCTTAAACTGTTAAGGTTTAAAGTTATTTCCTCTAGTTCATTAGACCATAGCACTCATCAGCACACATCATCCATTGTTTCACTGAATCCAAAGAACCATTTGAATGAACTGAATCAAATTTCGATATACTTCGTATTATTAAGGAAGGtagtgtaaatgtttttttcttgctctCCGGTCTGTCCTAGAAAGAAACATTGTGTTATAATCTTTATTGTCATAAAAGTGTAGCAAAACAACGTTTTATGCATTTAGTGACCGTTGCATTTAGGAACATGTGTGCGCGAGCAGTTGCAGTAGTTGCAATTCTTCATCTGTTACCTATAGCAAACCTGCAAAGCTCATCAGAGCAATGAAGCCCAATCCCAGATTCCAGGCCAATCTCTTCCTCCCCACACGCCCTCTGGCCAGACAGACGACCAGTCCAGCCCAGCCAAAAGGAAGAGGACCGCCAGTCCAGCCGGGGTACTGAGGCATAACATTTTAGTTTTCAGTTTGTATTACGACTTGATGCTTGATGCATATTTATGGGTTTCTTGTTTCTCCGGACATTCATGCAGAGTTCTTCAGATTCCTTGGCAAATGACCCAGGTCATCATCAAATAGCCAATTGGAGTTTAACGCCCCAGAAACTTCAGGTTAGTAATCGCTGCATATCGTGAATGATTGTTTTGGATTGAATTGATGGATGACTTGAGCTGACAAAACAGACTGTTCATATTATGTGGTTTTCTTGTCCCTCTTCAGCTCCTGGAACAGTTACGAACCAACAGGGCCAGTTTGAAGCCGGTACAGCTGCAGATGCTGGAACATTTGGAAAAACAGCTCAGTCTAATGCAACAGAATCAACAGGTATATGAACATTtagaatttgtttaaaaatcacCTCACTTGAATCCAGTGTTGTACAGAAGTCACTCTGAATCTTTTGCTTTATTATTTGCGTGAATATATAACTTTAGCTCACAACTAGACATTGGTAAAgaactcactcactctcttaaCAGATGAGACTGAATGCCATGGGGCAGGTTCAGCCCAACGGTCCTGTTGCTGGCCCCTCACTGCCTATGAACTCTAATTCCACATCCTCCCCTCACCAACTGTCACACATTGTCCTGTCCCGCACACCATCGTCCCACTCCCGATGCGCTGCTCAGCCGATAGCCAACGGACCTGTACCTGCAAGCCCCGCCCCATGCAGCACAGCTGGACCTCTGGGTAACACAGAAGCTGTCTCTGTGGGCAATAATCATCTCCCAGGATCGGGGAGCAGCGGAAACGTGCCTTACTCGCGGCAAAACGCACTACCTCATAACTGCACAACCCCCACCAGCAGCAGCATGGATGATGAATCGTTGAAAAGCCAACACATAAACTCCTCTCAGGTAAGATGAAACGGCCTCTGTAATTCATACAAGCATTAAGGTTTTGGATAGTCGGGAAAAGACCATTTGTAAACTTGTGCATTTCAAATCTAATCCAGCGTTTGCCTTTTTCTAGGGGCTTCAGAAAAGTCCAGGTTCATGTTCAGCAGGTCCTAACGGCGAGCAGCCTTTCTCTTCCGCTGGGACTTCCCAGCCTACCCTGGCAACCGGCACTGGCGTTCCAAATCAGGTCGGACGTCCGGCCACCGCCAGCCACACGTTAGCGCAGGAGGCCAGTCACAATCACCTCCCCTCCCTTAGCCCCTCTCACTCTGCTACCTCAGGTGGACAGCAAGGCACGGTGCACACCAAAGAGAGCAAGCCTTCAGGAAACGGGCATTCTGCGGGGACGCCCGACAGCACTGCCACTGCAGAAGGACTGCCTAATCACGTCCATCAGGGCCAGGCAGACGCTGCTGGGGCGAAACCCCGCTCACCAGGTGTACTTAGTTCAGACAATCCTCAGCTCTCTGCCTTGTTGATTGTAAAAGCCAATGAAAGTAATAATAGTAACGATGATGGGTTGGTGGCTGCCGGCTCAAAAGTTAACAATATTCACCCGAGTCTTAAGCCACAGGAAAACTCTGTGGCTGCCTCTCCATGTTCTGTCACTTCCATGGTGACACCATCCCCAAAATCTGCAGACCACCATGGTACCCATAACCGCCTTAATAGCCCCATACTCAACGGCAAAGGTCTGGAGGACTCTCAGAGCCCATTAAAGGTGCCATCCCCACTGGCTTGCCCTAAACAAATTCGCCCCTCGTTCGTCCCATGGTCTGCTGTCTCTATCTACCCCAGCTCTAGTGAGGTGCTCAAAGCATGCAGGTAGGTTGTTCATCCTTACTTTCAGTTGCTTTATCCAGTGATATAGCAtcacaatgttttatattatataaacaatgtACTATAGGGAGTTGTTGAAATGCAGCTTTGGTTCTGTATCAGGGAAACAGTGGTTCAGAGTggtatctttttttattcttgctGTTTGAGTCAACTCGGATTGGAATAATGTTCTATTTGCATAGAAAAGTGTATATGCAGTGTTTTGGCTTTTAGGAACTTGGGAATATGCATGAAATTTTTCTGTAACACTGTACAGTAAGGTTCAATCATTTATGGTGCATAATGGGGCAGTCGtcgcctaatggttagagactcGGACTTGTAACCCAAACGTTGCTGGTTCGAGCCTCAGTACCAGCAGGGATTGTAGATGGGGGGGGAGAGAATAAACAGCActctcctccaccttcaatAACACGGCTGAGGTTagacccttgagcaaggcacagATCCCCCCACTGCTCCCCTTGTGCCACAGCAATGGCTGCTCaatgctctgtgtgtgtgtgtgttcacttgGATGGGTTAAGTACCATAGAGTACCATACATGGCCTCACATCGCATCACTCACAtaaatttacacaaactaacagTAAGCaatagacattttttttcaacggTGATTAATTAAAGGTAATTCTCATATAATATTTCTTGAAACGTAACAAAGTTGTTagtatttgtaaaaatgaatacattgttAATGCGTGTTTTAATCCTTCGCAATGAGTCTTGCAATGTGACGTTTTAACAGGATGTTCAAATGCTATTCTGTTGTCAAAAATAGCAGCGAGAAAGTCACACTACTAAACAATTCAGAGACTAAGTGGCAAAAGAAAGTGTCAAACTTGTGTGTGCCTCCATCTCTTGTTTGTGTTGTGCCTCTATCTACATCTAGAAAGAAACAACACATGGATGCTAAATGTGCCTGATATTGAGTTCAACAACACCCCAGAAATAGTAGAGAGTACTGAAGTGACACATTTTCAAATGCAAACCCGGAAGCGAGTAAGCGTGGTACCACTTCGGTTCAATCGCCGcaaagtctatgggtttttTGGTAAACTGCCTGAAATGAGATCTGTGGTTAAAAAgcctaaatattttcatgttttaatctaTGATATAAACATGCCATTTATAACCCGCTTGGGACTTTATAACCTTTGTGTCTTAAAATCGGtagttgctaaaagcgacttCATCCTTAGGTGGGTACGTTAGACGTCATCGTGCATATAAATCTCACAATAAATGCCACATGGACaaagttcaataaaaatgtagatGGATATTGGTgtaaaaacacgtttttaattAAGTTGTGGGAGGCTTTGTGGTGGTGACCTTGATTTCAAACGATggtagtgtagtctgtttatagcatcatgttagctttttatTTCTAGAGATTGTGTTTATGCTTCGAAAGTAACAAATATCGTGttgatttgtaaatattatcttAAGACTTTTAagcatcataaacctttgttaatcacagataTTATTTATCTTTCAAGTTGTGTCTGTTGAGGAAACCAGTGTGGCTCTAACTTCTCGATTGGcctacaaaaatgtaattttctctGCGGCGCTTATAGATCACCACTATATGCAATTTATTGCTCATGTGTTTTTatcagaaaaatattaaacaaacactaAGAGTGTATCATtatattagatatttttactCTGTgcttttaaatagttaaataatgAGCTAATAATCTTTCTTACCATTTTAAGGGTACACATGAATTAATGATAATTTCTTTTATTGTGTAGAAATCTTGGAAAGAATGGTGTGATGAACAACAGCATCTTACTGGAAAAAAGTCCACCTCCACGGTTACCACCATCACCTTTCCCTCTGCTACCAAAGGACAAGCTAAATCCTCCCACCCCTAGTATTTACGTGAGTACAACATCAACAAATTGTTgctttttataattcaaatacacatttatacaaGTAATATATGTCTGCTCTAAGCACTtctgttttcttaaatttaCATCTCAAATCCTTTGCAGTTGGAGAACAAGAGGGATGCCTTTTTTCCACCACTACATCAGTTCTGCACAAACCCAGCCAACCCTGTTACTGTCATCCGTGGCCTGGCCGGAGCACTCAAGCTAGGTGAGATGGTGTTTGTGAGCACTTCTCCGAGTATACCTTTGTTGTGTGTTAGGCAGCACACCTCTCGTTTATATAGTTGAAAAGGTGGTGTAGTACTCGTCCTAGCACTTGGGACATAAGCATTTAAATTAGGCTGCCAGAGAGTAAGTTTTGACACGTGGTTTATAACTTAGTATAAGTGACAACGGCGCCATCTGCTTGTTGAAAGTGTCATCACATGGGCGaaaactttgatcaaataactgtttaaacagtcaTGTACTTGCACcttaacattaaacacacaaacctcaatcATGGTAATgatcaaaaaccatcattcattcGAAAAACTATAAACACAACAGATAACTAACCGTAACAGTGATATTAAAGCATATTTTAAGCCAGCAAGAGCTAAAACACCAATCTTAtaaggaaaaacaaataagaaacacagaacaCATGCTGCAATGTATTAGGAACTGTCAAACTCTTGCAATCATGTTTGTTCAATATACACCGTTTTGTTAGTTGGGCAAACTTTGAAGCATTTCAACAAAAAACTTGTGCTGTCAACAAAATAAGCTTTGTTAGAACATCATTAGGTATATTTTGTGTAGTATatgcaaaaaaatcatttgaatcCTTTAGTTTGACTTATTTATCTTTTTAGGGAGAACATTTAGCAAGTTgaattttttgcagtgcagttTCTGCTCCTTATCTTCATACAAAAGCAGCACGAACGCGATGACATCGTACACCACAGTTGCAGAGACTTTTTCCATCATATTTCTATATTCATCACAGCACCGAATAACCAAAATACGTCCACATATCGGTGGTTTGTATTTGATGcgtatatattaaaacaatggcCAGCAGCACACACCTACTGTATCTGAGATCATCATTTGTGCTGTgtatttcagcaaataattagcttaatataatttatgtaaacGGGAGCAAAGAGGTGTTCTCATATCCTGTAAACATGTTACTGCGATTAAGTCATTACTCTGATTATGGGTAATAATAGCATTTTTGGTCTGCATGTAAACGTAGTCAATGTCTGATCTTTGATGTGTATATCATCATAATTGGCTGTCTGGGAAATTCTGCCATTTGGACAGAATTTGTACTTTCTTGGAACAGCTATGCAATTACATGCCATTTCCCAGGACtcaaagaaaaaactatttccTGTTAACCTAATTGTGTTTATAAGCATATTTGGTTGTGCATTGGTTTCAAATCTGgtattttgaaatatgaaattttGCTCTAAATTGTgctgtttctttctctgtttctccTCCTTTCTTGCTGCTCTATCAGATTTAGGTCTGTTCTCTACCAAGACCCTGGTAGAGGCCAACCCAGACCACCTGGTGGAGGTGAGAACTCAGTTATTTCAGCCCACTGATGAGAACTGGGACTTGACTGGCAGCAAGAAGATGTGGCGCTTTGAGAGCAGCCGGTCTCACACCACAATCTCCAGATATGCTCAATACCAAGCCTCGTCTTTCCAGGAATCCCTGCGGGTTAGTCCTCATCATACGCTCACACTAATTATTTTCGGTGTTATGAGTTCCTTGCAATTTACTCGCCAAGATTTATAATGGTTCAATTTAATCTTTTCTGTCTGACAGGAGGAGAATGAAAAGAAAGGGCAGAAAGAACTATCAGACACAGAGTCAGCTCCTTCAGAAAAGTAAGTCCTTGTGCAACAAAAGCCTGAATGTTCAAAACACTTGAAATGTTTTAGTTATTTAACTGCATTTGCATTTCAGTGTGGTGCGGAGACGGAGAGGTCCATTCAAGCACATCAAATTTGGAACAAACATTGACCTGTCAGATGAGAAAAAGTACGATTTATTATTTGTCccagcatttgtttgtttatttaaacacatttatgaaacaaaactaaaagtTTAATCCGAGAGTAAATTCTTCTAAAAGAGTGGCTCTAAAATATGATTTAGAGAGGGACTTTTTATTCTGAAATGACAAATATACTCACCCTTGTGCCGGTACAGCAATTGTTTGCTGTTATTTCTCATCATAAAAATATCTTGTTACGTTGCTTGGCAACTATAAACAGTCTACATTTGTAGAGTCTACAGTAATTGACTCTATTACCTGAATAGGAATCGTTCgtaattattataattgtttttatgatAATGGTCGGGCAGGTGGCGCAAAATTAAGCTTCAAATATGGGCAGCAAGACATGTCATGTACTTGGGTTAATTGAAAAAACAACTTGTTTAATCTCTCTATTGTTGAAATGTTTACCGTATGAATTTATAGGTCACCAACT is a window encoding:
- the kdm6a gene encoding lysine-specific demethylase 6A isoform X2, yielding MKSCGVSVAAVARAAAGGGDEEKKMAAGKASETEEDFPKLTPQEKERLAGIDSALFGFQRLHEDGARTKALLLKAVRCYDVYILKAEGKVEPEVFCHLGHFNLLLEDYPKALSAYQRYYSLQSDYWKNAAFLYGLGLVYFHYNAFQWAIKAFQEVLYIDPSFSKAKEIHLRLGLMFKVSTDYESSLKHFQLALIDSTPCTLSKAEIQFHIAHVYEIQKKYRIAKEAYESLLQTENLPAQVKATTLQQLGWMHHTVEQLGDKANKNSYAIQCLQKSLEADPNSGQSWYFLGRCYSSIGKVQDAFISYRQSIDKSEASADTWCSIGVLYQQQNQPMDALQAYICAVQLDHSHAAAWMDLGTLYESCDQPQDAIKCYINATCSKSCSNIQALTTRIKCLQAQLCNPQQGSLPSKSKMLPSIEEAWSLPIPAELTSRQGALNTTQQQTCKAHQSNEAQSQIPGQSLPPHTPSGQTDDQSSPAKRKRTASPAGSSSDSLANDPGHHQIANWSLTPQKLQLLEQLRTNRASLKPVQLQMLEHLEKQLSLMQQNQQMRLNAMGQVQPNGPVAGPSLPMNSNSTSSPHQLSHIVLSRTPSSHSRCAAQPIANGPVPASPAPCSTAGPLGNTEAVSVGNNHLPGSGSSGNVPYSRQNALPHNCTTPTSSSMDDESLKSQHINSSQGLQKSPGSCSAGPNGEQPFSSAGTSQPTLATGTGVPNQVGRPATASHTLAQEASHNHLPSLSPSHSATSGGQQGTVHTKESKPSGNGHSAGTPDSTATAEGLPNHVHQGQADAAGAKPRSPGVLSSDNPQLSALLIVKANESNNSNDDGLVAAGSKVNNIHPSLKPQENSVAASPCSVTSMVTPSPKSADHHGTHNRLNSPILNGKGLEDSQSPLKVPSPLACPKQIRPSFVPWSAVSIYPSSSEVLKACRNLGKNGVMNNSILLEKSPPPRLPPSPFPLLPKDKLNPPTPSIYLENKRDAFFPPLHQFCTNPANPVTVIRGLAGALKLDLGLFSTKTLVEANPDHLVEVRTQLFQPTDENWDLTGSKKMWRFESSRSHTTISRYAQYQASSFQESLREENEKKGQKELSDTESAPSENVVRRRRGPFKHIKFGTNIDLSDEKKWKLQLAELSKLPAFARVVSAGNLLSHVGHTILGMNTVQLYMKVPGSRTPGHQENNNFCSVNINIGPGDCEWFTVHEPYWGVMNEFCEKNNINYLMGSWWPNLEDLYESNVPVYRFIQRPGDLVWLNTGTVHWVQAIGWCNNIAWNVGPLTVHQYKLAVERYEWNKLQSVKSIVPMIHLSWNMARNLKVSENKLFEMIKYCLLRTLKQCQMLREALLAAGKELVWHGRTKDEPAHYCSICEVEVFDLLFVTSESNSRKTYVVHCQDCARRCSPNFENFVVLEQDKIEHLTHVYDQFTLAPPLPSSSS
- the kdm6a gene encoding lysine-specific demethylase 6A isoform X1, with the translated sequence MKSCGVSVAAVARAAAGGGDEEKKMAAGKASETEEDFPKLTPQEKERLAGIDSALFGFQRLHEDGARTKALLLKAVRCYDVYILKAEGKVEPEVFCHLGHFNLLLEDYPKALSAYQRYYSLQSDYWKNAAFLYGLGLVYFHYNAFQWAVQRTPSDAHSGQRRAIKAFQEVLYIDPSFSKAKEIHLRLGLMFKVSTDYESSLKHFQLALIDSTPCTLSKAEIQFHIAHVYEIQKKYRIAKEAYESLLQTENLPAQVKATTLQQLGWMHHTVEQLGDKANKNSYAIQCLQKSLEADPNSGQSWYFLGRCYSSIGKVQDAFISYRQSIDKSEASADTWCSIGVLYQQQNQPMDALQAYICAVQLDHSHAAAWMDLGTLYESCDQPQDAIKCYINATCSKSCSNIQALTTRIKCLQAQLCNPQQGSLPSKSKMLPSIEEAWSLPIPAELTSRQGALNTTQQQTCKAHQSNEAQSQIPGQSLPPHTPSGQTDDQSSPAKRKRTASPAGSSSDSLANDPGHHQIANWSLTPQKLQLLEQLRTNRASLKPVQLQMLEHLEKQLSLMQQNQQMRLNAMGQVQPNGPVAGPSLPMNSNSTSSPHQLSHIVLSRTPSSHSRCAAQPIANGPVPASPAPCSTAGPLGNTEAVSVGNNHLPGSGSSGNVPYSRQNALPHNCTTPTSSSMDDESLKSQHINSSQGLQKSPGSCSAGPNGEQPFSSAGTSQPTLATGTGVPNQVGRPATASHTLAQEASHNHLPSLSPSHSATSGGQQGTVHTKESKPSGNGHSAGTPDSTATAEGLPNHVHQGQADAAGAKPRSPGVLSSDNPQLSALLIVKANESNNSNDDGLVAAGSKVNNIHPSLKPQENSVAASPCSVTSMVTPSPKSADHHGTHNRLNSPILNGKGLEDSQSPLKVPSPLACPKQIRPSFVPWSAVSIYPSSSEVLKACRNLGKNGVMNNSILLEKSPPPRLPPSPFPLLPKDKLNPPTPSIYLENKRDAFFPPLHQFCTNPANPVTVIRGLAGALKLDLGLFSTKTLVEANPDHLVEVRTQLFQPTDENWDLTGSKKMWRFESSRSHTTISRYAQYQASSFQESLREENEKKGQKELSDTESAPSENVVRRRRGPFKHIKFGTNIDLSDEKKWKLQLAELSKLPAFARVVSAGNLLSHVGHTILGMNTVQLYMKVPGSRTPGHQENNNFCSVNINIGPGDCEWFTVHEPYWGVMNEFCEKNNINYLMGSWWPNLEDLYESNVPVYRFIQRPGDLVWLNTGTVHWVQAIGWCNNIAWNVGPLTVHQYKLAVERYEWNKLQSVKSIVPMIHLSWNMARNLKVSENKLFEMIKYCLLRTLKQCQMLREALLAAGKELVWHGRTKDEPAHYCSICEVEVFDLLFVTSESNSRKTYVVHCQDCARRCSPNFENFVVLEQDKIEHLTHVYDQFTLAPPLPSSSS
- the kdm6a gene encoding lysine-specific demethylase 6A isoform X3 — translated: MKSCGVSVAAVARAAAGGGDEEKKMAAGKASETEEDFPKLTPQEKERLAGIDSALFGFQRLHEDGARTKALLLKAVRCYDVYILKAEGKVEPEVFCHLGHFNLLLEDYPKALSAYQRYYSLQSDYWKNAAFLYGLGLVYFHYNAFQWAIKAFQEVLYIDPSFSKAKEIHLRLGLMFKVSTDYESSLKHFQLALIDSTPCTLSKAEIQFHIAHVYEIQKKYRIAKEAYESLLQTENLPAQVKATTLQQLGWMHHTVEQLGDKANKNSYAIQCLQKSLEADPNSGQSWYFLGRCYSSIGKVQDAFISYRQSIDKSEASADTWCSIGVLYQQQNQPMDALQAYICAVQLDHSHAAAWMDLGTLYESCDQPQDAIKCYINATCSKSCSNIQALTTRIKCLQQTCKAHQSNEAQSQIPGQSLPPHTPSGQTDDQSSPAKRKRTASPAGSSSDSLANDPGHHQIANWSLTPQKLQLLEQLRTNRASLKPVQLQMLEHLEKQLSLMQQNQQMRLNAMGQVQPNGPVAGPSLPMNSNSTSSPHQLSHIVLSRTPSSHSRCAAQPIANGPVPASPAPCSTAGPLGNTEAVSVGNNHLPGSGSSGNVPYSRQNALPHNCTTPTSSSMDDESLKSQHINSSQGLQKSPGSCSAGPNGEQPFSSAGTSQPTLATGTGVPNQVGRPATASHTLAQEASHNHLPSLSPSHSATSGGQQGTVHTKESKPSGNGHSAGTPDSTATAEGLPNHVHQGQADAAGAKPRSPGVLSSDNPQLSALLIVKANESNNSNDDGLVAAGSKVNNIHPSLKPQENSVAASPCSVTSMVTPSPKSADHHGTHNRLNSPILNGKGLEDSQSPLKVPSPLACPKQIRPSFVPWSAVSIYPSSSEVLKACRNLGKNGVMNNSILLEKSPPPRLPPSPFPLLPKDKLNPPTPSIYLENKRDAFFPPLHQFCTNPANPVTVIRGLAGALKLDLGLFSTKTLVEANPDHLVEVRTQLFQPTDENWDLTGSKKMWRFESSRSHTTISRYAQYQASSFQESLREENEKKGQKELSDTESAPSENVVRRRRGPFKHIKFGTNIDLSDEKKWKLQLAELSKLPAFARVVSAGNLLSHVGHTILGMNTVQLYMKVPGSRTPGHQENNNFCSVNINIGPGDCEWFTVHEPYWGVMNEFCEKNNINYLMGSWWPNLEDLYESNVPVYRFIQRPGDLVWLNTGTVHWVQAIGWCNNIAWNVGPLTVHQYKLAVERYEWNKLQSVKSIVPMIHLSWNMARNLKVSENKLFEMIKYCLLRTLKQCQMLREALLAAGKELVWHGRTKDEPAHYCSICEVEVFDLLFVTSESNSRKTYVVHCQDCARRCSPNFENFVVLEQDKIEHLTHVYDQFTLAPPLPSSSS